Within the Indicator indicator isolate 239-I01 chromosome 1, UM_Iind_1.1, whole genome shotgun sequence genome, the region gtgacctattctaggtgctcctgctctggcagggggcatGGACTGatcatcttttgaggtcccttccaacccctaacattctgtgatgctgtgaaaaacAAGGGTAAGATACATACCATGCTAAGTGGGTGAACTTTGAGTCCACAGAACATGCAACTACTTCGGTATTTATTGCTTTGAATTCTTCAATTCTGTCACTGAAGGCGATTATCTCAGTTGGGCAAACAAAGGTACTAGACAATTCAAGATAAGATCATGTCAATATTCCTTGAAACATCCACCAAGTTCTATTTTTAACTTGAAATAGTAAATTTAACATAAATTATTTTAGCTTTTACTTAATTTTTATTGCTTCTTCAAGTACTTAACCAAAATGCTGCCTGACAAATCTCCAAGTCTCAGACTCTGGCTTAGTTACAAATGGTTTATTACTGAAGAAAATTATAAACCTACAATTAGATTATAATCTGGATTCAAGTGGTTTTAAAGTTACTTTCTTTTATACTTTTATGAGTATTAAGTGGCTGAATTTGAGTACAATAAGCCACAAAAAAgccagttgtttttttttttttttcagaggaacaCACTGTAATTTGTTGTTACTGAGCATCTCTGCAAGTATTAACTTTTTAACTGTGACTAACATGAACTTTTTGCactaaagaagaaataaaatggtaAAGATCACAATTTCTAGGGCCTTGAAGCTATGGGCCAAGAgctaatttatttcttttatattaCACAGGTAATTATGCACCTCTGTTCTCTTCATCTTGTAGAACAGAATGGGACTGTTGGatagaaagcagagctgctttcactCAACCAGTGAAGTTACTGCACTCCAAATAAAGGAGGGTAATGTTAAGTGTTCTTAGGATGTTATGGGAtgagctgaaaaggaaaaagccaTCTCACAGACACATACACACTAGAGATGTTGGgatctgcttttctgtttgcagCAGTGATTTAAAGCACTACCCAGAACGTCAAGGTTGCCTCATTTGGGTGCCACTGACTGCAAGCTATTTTTTTGTGTGGAGACACAAATTAGTGGACACACTTACTAAGACACAGATTGTGTCTCAATTATACCAATGCATGATGAAAACACAAATGCAAATAATATTCTTTCTTCTTGTAAGCATTTCTTCTCCCCCAAGCCCTtatcaaacaaacaacaaaaaaacccaaaaccataaaaagacagaaattaCTGAGCAGTACTCAGTGTCTACTCAGTGTCTACAGTAGTCTTACTTACAAGTCAAGAGGATAGAAGAAGAAGACAAGATATTTTCCTTCATAATCTGTTAATTTCAGCTCTTTAAACTCTCCATTAATGACTGCTGTTCCTTCCCAGTAAGGTGCTGGCTTGGAGACTGAAATAGGAAGGACCTTCAGTTAGAAGTCAGATTATGAAGCAGGTGTTCAAAGCAAGAACTGTTCCTCCTTTTGCTTGGAAAACAACCTACTGCACACAAAATCAGACTGCCTTACCACTTAAAATAAGTTCACAGCTGGCAAAAGTTACAGCATGATGAAGAAACGTAGATTTCAGTACACAGAGAAAGTAAATAATTTGACCAAATTTTGTTTCTATGTGAGCCCTGTGGATCACTGATAACCAAGGCCACACAATCCTTATCTGGGCATAGTGAACAAACCATGCGTGTGTGTTACCAGCTCATGGCAGAACAGCTGTTAGGCTGAAGGAGGCCCTGTTTGGAGACTTCAGGAACCCTCACTACCAGAAATGTTGAGGTGGTTTATATTGTTACTATTTTTTAGCCACAAAAAACCATCTGGGATGCAAgttcacaaaaaaaataatgtgcTACTAAATGTTTATATAGAGAAAAATGCCTACAAATGCAGTGTATTTATTAAATTGCAAATCCTCAGCAGCTTTTAGcatcaaaataattaaaaaaaaaaaaaaccccaacaaaacaacacttAAAACACCTGGAATCTGTTTGCTCTTCTTACCAAAAGGGATTACCCTTGAATTTGAAATACTAAAATTATTCTGCCAGGTACTGTTTTCATAGTAATGTGAATTCTGAGACAAAGGGTAGGGTGTGCTGGAGATAGAAGGTCATCTGGATATACTTGTGATGTCAAGGGCATTGAAATATAGCTCCAGGAAATTAGGGAAATGCTGCTGAGAAAAATACAGAGAACCTTAATTATTAGCTGGATGATGACTGCATAGCTGGgttgtctttttcttcctctcaaaTGTTTTGCAGAATTCTTTCAGTTCAGATTTCAAGCCCTGGACTTCtgatgttggttttttttcagtctctgcaATTATGGGTCTGTTTTCAAGTAAAGGATTAATCGCAAACTTATTTCCAGTTCTCAAAAAAATGCTTCAAATAGCATTGTCCTTTACAAAATAGTGACACCTTAAATCTTTGTGGCAACACATTCTCTTCAATTGACCTTCAGAATAGGAGGGAGGAATTAAATAAATTGCATCCTGACCCCTTTCTAACTTAAGGTGATGTTTTTGAGGTTAAAAAACACTTGTGAGAAACACTGTAATAACTTATATtacaaagggaggaaaaaaaatcgaACAGTATTAGTTACAAATATCTTGGCcagttttccattttttttcccaaatagcTCTGCTTGCAAATGTTTAAAAAGTTTACCTGGCTTGGTAAAAGGATTTAAAGCTGTAACTTCTCACAGCAAGGTCACTTCTACATGACTTCTATTTTCTGTTCTGTAGAATGGCACTTAAAGAGAGAGCATCTCACCACTTGCACAGGTGCCAATGCAACTCAATTTGTTTGGACGCACATCTGCCATGAAGCTTTTGAATTACAACAGTGTAGGCACAGGAGCAAATGACAAAGCAAGCCCAGGTAAGCGTTTTGAGAGGTGACCCTTCAGTGTTGCTGATCATCGTGTGATCATAGAACACTTCTGTGTACTGTTTTACGCGTTTCCCCTTCACGGTTACTGAGGTAACAGACATAGCAGAGGCCTTGCTACGTGTCTGTGGAACGTTAAACTCGCAGCTAATTCACCACGACAACGGTGTTAAGTCTGGAAGGGGCAGCGGGCCgctttccctccctccatcccgaGGCCACTGCGGGGGCCTGTCCGCACGCCGCTACGTTCCTAGGTGGGGAACGGCAGCCTctggggagctgagggtgtgcGGAGGAGGCTACTGGCGCAGCAACAACTGCGACCAAGCCGCCACAGGCGCCCCGCACTACCAAGCGCTGCTCTCAGTGCAGACGGCGGGCAGAGGCGGCTGGATGCACCGTTCCCGCCGCAAGCCCGCGGGGGATGGCAGGCGGGCGGGCCGGCCGCAGTCCCGCCGGGCGCTGAGGGCCAAGGCGCTCCGCCTGACGTGGCGCTGGCCGCCGCTTCTCCCGCCGCCCCCCCAGCGCGGCTGGTAACGGCCCCGCGCGCTGCTGCTCCACTCACTCCGCGGCGCGGCCCAGGCAGAGGCGCACTGCGGCCGCCTTAGCCCCGGCCTCGGCCCCCCAGCCGCAGCGCGACTAAAGGACACCTCAGCGTTATCCCCCGCGCACCACCCCTGCGCTTCCCGCTCCTTCGGCAGCCCCAGCGCCGCCTGGCACCTACTCTTGGCCTGGCTGAGGTGCAGCGAGTGGTCTGAGACAGGCACCCGAGCCGCCTCCCCGGGGTAGACCTGCCCCTCGGCGTAGTAATGGCACTGCTCGTCTCCCCGCTGCCGCCCCGGGCGCGGCTCCTCCGCCGCCTCTCCTCCCAGCGccgccagcagcagcaacagcagcgcGGAACACGGGGCCGGCACCCTGACCCCGCCGCGCGCCCGCAGCCGCCACCGCACTGCCTCCATGGCCCTCCGAGTGACTGCACGTCCCCGCCGCGCGGCGGCGAAGAGGCGGGGACGGGGAGGGGCTTGGCCGGTCCCAGGGAACACCTTCCCGGCCGCGGGGCCGCCTGCtcgcctgctgctgcctgaggagGTGAGGAGGGTTAGAGCCTCAGACCTCGTTGCGCTGCTCAGCGCCCGGCATCGCTGTCGCCGTGAGGTGCGTATATGATGTGCGTGtccagggaaagagagaaaaccaCAGATGTGCGTGCCCAGAGAGCATACACGTATCCACTGCTTGTGGTTGCAGAAGGAAATTCTCAACAGGAGATTTACTGTCTGGTATCCCATCTGTGTTATCGTGGGTTTTGTGGGTGTTTCATCACTCGTGGTCACAGCAATCTATGCCAAGTGCAGCCTGTGCGTTCTGGCCTAACGGTGCCACAGAGAGTGGCagagcctgctgcctgcagtctgAGGTCTTGACTCACTGCCAGCCAGGCAGCAATTCGTGGGTAAGTGCCATGTAGTGCATGTGGTGGCTGCACCAGGAGTGTGGTTAAACAGAAATCAGACTACTTAAGTGCCTTTTAATTCTTACGAACCCACATtattttgggttggaacagaATTTAAAGGCCATCAAGCCCAACGGCCTGCTGTGGGCGGGAACGTCTTCAgctatatcaggttgctcagaaccccatccagcctgaccgtgactgcttccagggatggggcgtctaaccacctccctggacacctccacctccctggacaacctattccagtgtttcgCCACTGTCATCGTgagaaatgtcttcattttatctgttttgaatctccccttttttcagtttaaaatcattatcCCTTGTgctgttgcaacaggccctcCTAAAAACATCGTCCctgtctttcttataggccccctttaggtactgaaaggctgcaataaggccTGCtctgagccttcccttctccaggccaaCAAGCTGaaacctctcagcctgtccagatgtCTTGGTTCTAGTTTGCCTTGTGTaaggtgctgagtgctgggtgctgagtgctgagTAGATTGTGGTTCATAAGATGAAGCAGTCACTTAGTTGTTACACATAAGTACAGGTAGAAGGTAATTCAGCAGTACACTTAGTAAGGAGATTTCAAAGACACTACACAGGCCATTTTAAGCACTCTGGCTCTGGTAGAAAAAAGCACTTCAGCAATCTTTGTACTCCCACTCTTTTCAGATTCAGGCTTCCTTTACATTTAAGGTTGCTAAAATGTGTTGGTAGATTACTGTTTTGCATAATCCAGCTTGAGTACTACTGAATTTAATATTGAGCTTTTCTCAGTCTCACCACTTGTAAGGAAAGGTGACAGTCatggccacgaggatgatcagagggctggagcacctctcctgtgaagaggctggggttgttcagtctggagaagagaaggctctgaggagaccttattgtggccttccagtatctgaagggggctacaagcaagctgggaagagatttttcagggagtcaggtagtgataggactggggggaatggagcaaaactagaaatgggcagattcagattggatgtgaagaagaagttcctcaccatgagggaacaggttgtccagggaggtggtagaagccccatccctggaagtttttaaggtcaggctagatggggctctgagcaacctgatctagtgtgaggtgtccctgcccatggctggtgtgttggaagtagatgatccttgaggtcccttccaaccctgacaattctgtgattctatgagttcacaaagaaagtaattttggttgtctctgctcttctcttttgctGATGTTTTGAGCCATAGGAAATGACAGTAATGTGAAAAACAATGAAACAGTGAAGTTAGAAAAGACAAGCAGATGAGAGGTGTGCACTTTGCATAATGTTAACACCCCTGAGTTGAAAGATATTTTTGAATACCTATAAAAGAGATAACCAGTAAAAGTAGAAACGAATCAGGCCTCATGGGAGTGGAGTAAATGCTGAAGGACAAAAATGGGTTTTATCTGCAGAATATCGTGTTAAAGAGCACTAATTTGAGGTTCATGCATGGTTAAGTGTATATAGACATGGAACAGAGTTCAAAAGAGCAACAAGAAAGACTTTCTGACTCCTGCTGTACTTCTGcaagttattaaaaaaatgaaaattttggTAAATTAAGTCCAAGATGACATCCAAATATGTATCACTCTTCAGTGTCCAAACAGGGAATGTGGTCAGCCTTGTGCCACAACACAACAACCCCCATGGTAAgttacaggcttggggatgtgtggttggaaagctgaaactagaagagggacctgggggtattggttgatgGTGAGCAGAatctgagtcagcagtgtgcacaggtgCCCAAGAAAGCCActggcagcctggcttggattagaaacactgtggccagcagggacaggaggtgatcatccctctgtgctcagcactgctgaggccacacctgaagtgttgtgttcagttctgggcccctcattgcaggaaggacattgagggagtggagtgtgtgcagagaagggcaacgaggctagAGCACACggcctgtgaggagcatctgagggagctgggggtgttcagtctggagaagaggaggctgaggggagacctcattgctctctacaactacctgaagagaggttggagcaaggagggggcagcctcttcttcttggtggcaagagacaggaccagaggaaatggttgcaagctgtgctaggggaggttcaggctggatgttaggaaatatttcttcagtgaaagggttgCCAAACACTGGGCACTgctagagtcaccatccctgggggtgttcaagcagcctgtggatgtAGCACTtgagaacatggtttagtgttgacctttcagtgctggttgagggttggactggatgatcttggaggtctcttccaaccagatatattctctGAGTTTGTGATTCTTTCTTTACCCACTAACAAAATGCTTCAACTGGATGCTGATTTTTGTGTTTAAATTGATAAAATTAAGTGATGCTGTTAATATGTAATAAGAGAAACACTGTGCTGCATTCATCCAGTGGTACAGCTCTTCTAAAGCTGGCAGGGTTTGCCACATGCAAAAGGAAAGCACATCCTTCCATGCCTCTACTGCATTACAGGCTGTGTTCCTTCATTCAGGCCTGCAAGGATGGTTTTAATTGTGGCAAAGGGCTTGACTGTGGCAGGGTGTCATTGCCCCAGCGATGCTAAAGGTAGGGAAGCAGGGAGTGATTTAGGCTACTGAAGCAGTTTAGAAATGCTTACGGAGGCTCTATCTGTTCTTGCTTGTAGCAATAAAATACCTCACTACCATTGGAATGACCTAATATAAAAAATACTGTGGAAAAATCAGCATAGTATATTGTAGTGAGATGCCTGTCACCACTTCCCCTAACAGATGGAGCAGATGTTCAGTACCGTGCTGGTGAAACTAGCAGTTGGTTTGATTCTCCTCATGGTTTACAGGGACATTTTATCAAACATGTTGCATTGCTTGTCATGCATGACAGAAAAATCTGTAGCATAGAAAACTTTGCTAGAGAAAGGCTGGTAGAAAACATCTGCTTTGTAAGTGGTTTCGGATCAGAATGACCATAATTAAAATTACAAATTGGAGAAGGCTTCACAGCCTCacggatgggaaaaaaaaaaaccctctgtggCAACCTAATTTCATATTGTCCTAAACCAGAACAGAGTCAGATGTTGCTGAGGAcagatgtccctggaggtgttcaaaagaagattggatgtggcacttggagccatggtttagttgtcaggtggtgataggtattaggtgataggttggactcgatgatctctgaggtcttttccaacctcgctgattctgtgattccgtgatggTTGTTGATGATGCCTGGGTATGCCTTTTCTGTAGGTAGTTGTtaaagccttgctcaagcttaCAGATGCTGCCTTGCATTCAGGCTGAGTGGAGGGAAATGAAATGTTTAGCTGTTGTTAAAAGAGTAGAACCTACTGCCTGAAGCATGAGTGACCACACCAAGAtctctggaggagaaaaggctgtaTTCCCAGCCTAACACAGTCTTAAAAAGAATCCCAGCTCCTTTCATGCCTGCCCACCCGGCCCTCTCCAGTCTACTCTTAAAACCTTTTTGTATTATATATTTTCTAGCACTGTTCCATGAATAAATTTGCCTTTTGCTTCTATTTGGACTTGTGAAAGAGAAAAGTGGCTTTTGACCAGAAA harbors:
- the PRDX4 gene encoding peroxiredoxin-4, whose translation is MEAVRWRLRARGGVRVPAPCSALLLLLLAALGGEAAEEPRPGRQRGDEQCHYYAEGQVYPGEAARVPVSDHSLHLSQAKISKPAPYWEGTAVINGEFKELKLTDYEGKYLVFFFYPLDFTFVCPTEIIAFSDRIEEFKAINTEVVACSVDSKFTHLAWINTPRKQGGLGPLKIPLLSDLTHQISKDYGVYLEDQGHALRGLFIVDDKRILRQITMNDLPVGRSVDETLRLVQAFQYTDKHGEVCPAGWKPGSETIIPDPAGKLKYFDKLN